One region of Bacterioplanoides sp. SCSIO 12839 genomic DNA includes:
- a CDS encoding YciI family protein → MWYAIISQDVENSLEKRMGARPAHLERLNALKDAGRLLVAGPHPAIDSNDPGEAGFTGSLVVAEFDSLEAAQSWADADPYVQAGVYEQVIVKPFKKVLP, encoded by the coding sequence ATGTGGTACGCCATTATCAGTCAAGACGTTGAAAATAGCTTAGAAAAGCGCATGGGTGCCCGCCCTGCGCACCTTGAACGCCTGAATGCGCTGAAAGATGCGGGCCGTCTTCTGGTCGCGGGTCCTCACCCGGCCATTGACAGCAATGACCCAGGAGAAGCGGGCTTCACTGGAAGTTTAGTGGTTGCTGAGTTTGATTCCTTGGAAGCCGCTCAGAGCTGGGCTGATGCCGATCCTTATGTTCAGGCTGGCGTTTATGAGCAGGTAATTGTTAAACCGTTCAAAAAAGTACTGCCTTAA
- a CDS encoding TIGR04211 family SH3 domain-containing protein — protein MNKFLLTAATLLFVLTTFSAGTYAAVEKRYVADSLWLQLRSGPSSEFRILKALKSGEHLIFIEEDAAKGYTRVKTSKGLEGWVLTRFLVNEPVAKEKLILANREMEKLKAELETTKTQKAELEAQVEGLKGDRSGLSRSQDKLEKELNRIKTISSNALALDEKSKKLTKRNQELEIQVEALTAENAQLRDDRQQTYLIYGGGLVIIGIFAGLVLPSLRGGKRNGGGWA, from the coding sequence GTGAACAAATTTTTGTTAACAGCCGCTACCCTGCTGTTTGTTTTAACAACATTCTCCGCCGGCACTTATGCAGCGGTTGAAAAGCGTTATGTGGCTGACAGCCTTTGGTTGCAACTGCGTAGCGGCCCAAGCTCCGAGTTTCGTATCCTGAAAGCGCTGAAAAGTGGTGAGCATCTGATTTTTATCGAAGAAGATGCGGCCAAAGGTTACACCCGCGTTAAAACCTCAAAAGGCCTGGAAGGCTGGGTATTGACCCGCTTTCTGGTGAATGAACCCGTTGCCAAAGAAAAACTGATTCTGGCCAATCGGGAGATGGAAAAGCTGAAAGCGGAACTGGAAACCACTAAAACTCAAAAAGCAGAGCTGGAAGCTCAGGTTGAAGGGCTTAAAGGCGATCGTTCTGGATTGAGCCGTAGTCAGGACAAACTGGAAAAAGAACTGAATCGCATCAAAACCATTTCATCGAATGCACTGGCTTTGGATGAAAAGAGCAAGAAGCTGACAAAACGCAACCAGGAACTGGAGATTCAGGTAGAAGCGCTGACAGCCGAAAACGCACAGCTGCGCGATGATCGTCAGCAAACGTACCTGATCTATGGTGGCGGTCTGGTGATTATCGGTATTTTTGCAGGCCTTGTTTTGCCTTCATTGCGAGGTGGTAAGCGCAATGGCGGAGGTTGGGCATAA
- the sufB gene encoding Fe-S cluster assembly protein SufB, producing the protein MSSSAEIEQTTATDESVQATVELTGKDAEIGNRIDREYEAGFVTDIESETIAPGLNEDVVRWISAKKGEPEWLTEWRLKAFRAWQEMEEPDWAHVNYEKPDFQALSYYSAPKSMEDKPKSLDEVDPELLKTYEKLGIPLHEQMALAGVAVDAVFDSVSVATTFRETLAEAGVIFMPLSEAVHEHPELVKKYLGTVVPQRDNFYSALNSAVFSDGSFVYIPKGVRCPMELSTYFRINEAKTGQFERTLIVADEGSHVSYLEGCTAPMRDENQLHAAVVELVALDDAEIKYSTVQNWYPGDAEGKGGIYNFVTKRAVAHTNAKVSWTQVETGSAVTWKYPSCILKGDNAVGEFYSVALTNNFQQADTGTKMIHLGKNTSSTIISKGISAGKSQNAYRGLVRMGPNADGARNFTQCDSLLIGDKCGAHTFPYIESKHPSAVVEHEATTSTVSDDQLFLCQQRGIDTEKAVSMIVNGFCKEVFKELPMEFAVEAGKLLEVSLEGSVG; encoded by the coding sequence ATGAGCAGCAGTGCAGAAATCGAACAAACAACCGCTACCGATGAGTCGGTACAAGCGACGGTGGAACTGACTGGCAAAGATGCCGAGATCGGTAACCGCATTGATCGTGAGTACGAAGCTGGCTTTGTGACGGACATTGAATCGGAGACCATTGCTCCGGGCCTCAATGAGGATGTTGTACGCTGGATTTCCGCCAAAAAAGGCGAACCTGAGTGGCTGACTGAATGGCGCTTAAAAGCCTTCCGTGCCTGGCAGGAAATGGAAGAGCCGGATTGGGCCCACGTTAATTACGAGAAGCCTGATTTCCAGGCGCTGTCTTATTACTCTGCGCCGAAGAGCATGGAAGATAAGCCCAAATCGCTGGACGAAGTTGACCCAGAATTGCTGAAAACCTACGAGAAGCTGGGTATTCCACTGCACGAACAAATGGCCTTGGCCGGTGTTGCCGTTGATGCAGTATTCGACTCGGTTTCTGTTGCCACCACCTTCCGTGAAACGCTGGCCGAAGCGGGCGTGATTTTTATGCCGTTGTCGGAAGCCGTTCATGAACATCCAGAGCTGGTGAAAAAGTATCTGGGTACCGTGGTGCCACAACGTGACAACTTTTATTCGGCTCTTAACTCTGCTGTATTCTCCGACGGCTCCTTTGTTTACATTCCAAAAGGCGTACGTTGCCCAATGGAACTGTCGACTTATTTCCGTATTAACGAAGCTAAAACCGGTCAGTTTGAACGGACTTTGATTGTTGCCGATGAAGGTTCTCACGTTTCTTACCTGGAAGGCTGTACGGCACCGATGCGTGATGAAAATCAATTACATGCAGCTGTGGTTGAACTGGTGGCATTAGACGATGCTGAAATCAAATATTCCACCGTACAGAACTGGTATCCGGGTGATGCCGAAGGTAAAGGTGGTATCTACAACTTCGTAACCAAGCGTGCGGTCGCTCATACCAATGCCAAGGTTTCCTGGACTCAGGTAGAAACCGGTTCCGCCGTAACCTGGAAATACCCAAGTTGTATTTTAAAAGGTGACAACGCAGTGGGTGAATTCTACTCCGTTGCGTTAACCAATAACTTCCAGCAAGCCGACACTGGTACCAAGATGATTCACCTGGGCAAAAACACCAGCTCAACCATCATCTCTAAAGGTATTTCAGCCGGTAAAAGCCAAAACGCTTATCGTGGTTTGGTGCGCATGGGCCCGAATGCCGATGGCGCGCGTAACTTCACCCAGTGTGACTCGCTGTTAATTGGTGATAAGTGTGGCGCTCACACCTTCCCATATATCGAAAGCAAACACCCGTCTGCTGTGGTTGAACACGAAGCAACGACCTCAACCGTCAGTGATGACCAATTATTCCTGTGTCAGCAACGTGGTATTGATACCGAGAAAGCCGTTTCCATGATTGTGAATGGTTTCTGTAAAGAGGTATTTAAAGAGCTGCCGATGGAATTTGCCGTGGAAGCCGGCAAGTTATTGGAAGTGTCACTCGAAGGGTCAGTGGGTTAA
- the sufC gene encoding Fe-S cluster assembly ATPase SufC codes for MISIKNLQAKVEEKDILKGLNLEIKPGEVHAIMGPNGAGKSTLGNVLAGREGYEVTGGSAELNGTDILDMDPEERAREGLFLAFQYPVEIPGVSNLEFLKASVDAVREHQGKEPLDSVQFLKLAREKCKAVNLDQSFLKRGVSEGFSGGEKKRNELMQMMLLEPKLCILDETDSGLDIDALQVVAEGVNSMRDENRSFIVVTHYQRLLDYIVPDYVHVLADGKIVKSGGKELALELEEKGYGWLEQAGQ; via the coding sequence ATGATTAGCATCAAAAACCTGCAAGCCAAAGTTGAAGAAAAAGATATCCTCAAAGGCCTGAACCTGGAGATTAAACCCGGTGAAGTTCACGCCATCATGGGCCCGAACGGTGCTGGTAAAAGTACCCTGGGTAATGTATTAGCAGGCCGTGAAGGTTATGAAGTAACCGGCGGCAGTGCCGAATTAAACGGCACGGATATTCTGGATATGGACCCGGAAGAACGTGCCCGCGAAGGTTTATTCCTGGCGTTCCAATACCCAGTCGAAATTCCTGGCGTTTCCAACTTAGAATTTTTAAAAGCGTCGGTTGATGCCGTTCGCGAACATCAGGGCAAAGAGCCATTAGACAGCGTTCAGTTTTTAAAACTGGCACGTGAAAAGTGTAAAGCCGTTAATCTGGATCAAAGCTTCCTGAAACGTGGCGTGAGCGAAGGTTTCTCCGGTGGCGAGAAAAAGCGTAACGAATTAATGCAGATGATGCTGTTAGAGCCTAAGCTGTGCATTCTGGATGAAACCGATTCTGGCTTAGATATTGATGCCCTGCAAGTGGTTGCTGAAGGTGTTAACTCTATGCGTGATGAAAACCGCAGCTTTATTGTTGTGACTCACTACCAGCGTCTGCTGGACTACATCGTACCTGACTATGTTCACGTTCTGGCCGACGGCAAAATCGTTAAATCCGGTGGTAAAGAGTTAGCACTGGAGCTGGAAGAAAAAGGTTACGGCTGGTTAGAACAAGCTGGCCAATAA
- the sufD gene encoding Fe-S cluster assembly protein SufD, protein MSEQFQAHQLTLTEAISQNGSAFADLNTAGRAAFEQAVIPNRKHEAWKYTSLRHLTEGVYGNVASSHSAAGLDGIATIPALGSQRLVFVNGVLSEELSSNEALENLTLFSQANDDQKALIADKLDTIVAGQNRHLFNELNNAQLTDGVFLHIGKNVQQEQAIQVSWLTTKQDDNFSVNARLLVVVEQGANATLVEHYASADAEQNSFTNAVTEIAIGANAKLQHYRLNMSQEDALHIGATHVDLERDAQYHSFHLGLGSKLTRNDIVVNHNGGGSHVEMSGVYVPQNKQLVDFHTCIEHKVPRCTTNEVFRGIMNDSAKAVFNGRIHIHPDAQKTLAEMSNKNLLLTNEAEINTKPELEIYADDVQCAHGATVAQLEEKALFYMQSRGISKREAEVMLSFGFINELLEALPDEAIGNYLRPILAHRFGREQSLTRHIA, encoded by the coding sequence ATGTCTGAACAATTTCAAGCTCACCAGCTCACTCTAACCGAAGCCATTAGCCAAAATGGCAGCGCCTTTGCTGACTTAAATACAGCCGGTCGAGCTGCGTTTGAGCAAGCGGTGATTCCGAACCGCAAACACGAAGCGTGGAAATATACCTCCCTGCGCCATTTAACCGAAGGTGTTTATGGCAATGTGGCAAGCAGCCATAGCGCCGCAGGCTTAGACGGTATCGCAACTATTCCTGCACTGGGTAGCCAGCGCCTGGTATTTGTTAATGGTGTTTTATCAGAAGAATTATCCAGCAACGAAGCGCTGGAAAACCTGACGTTATTCAGCCAGGCCAATGATGACCAAAAAGCGTTAATTGCCGATAAGCTCGACACCATTGTTGCCGGTCAGAATCGTCATTTATTTAACGAACTCAATAACGCGCAATTAACCGACGGCGTATTTCTGCACATCGGTAAAAATGTTCAGCAAGAACAAGCCATTCAGGTTAGCTGGTTAACCACTAAGCAAGACGATAACTTCAGCGTGAATGCGCGTTTATTGGTTGTGGTTGAACAAGGTGCCAATGCCACGCTGGTTGAGCATTATGCATCTGCTGACGCCGAACAAAACAGCTTCACTAATGCCGTAACTGAAATTGCCATTGGTGCTAACGCCAAGCTTCAACACTACCGCCTGAATATGTCTCAGGAAGATGCGTTGCATATTGGTGCAACCCATGTCGACCTGGAGCGTGATGCACAATATCACTCATTCCATTTAGGCCTAGGCAGCAAGCTGACCCGTAACGATATTGTGGTTAACCACAACGGTGGCGGCTCTCATGTGGAAATGAGCGGTGTGTATGTTCCGCAGAACAAACAACTGGTGGATTTCCACACCTGCATCGAACACAAGGTGCCACGTTGCACCACTAACGAAGTGTTCCGCGGCATTATGAACGACAGCGCTAAAGCGGTATTTAATGGTCGCATCCATATTCATCCGGATGCCCAGAAAACTCTAGCGGAAATGAGCAACAAAAACTTGTTGTTAACCAACGAAGCGGAAATTAATACCAAGCCTGAGCTGGAAATTTACGCCGACGACGTACAGTGTGCTCACGGTGCCACCGTTGCTCAGCTGGAAGAAAAAGCGCTGTTTTATATGCAAAGCCGTGGTATTTCCAAACGCGAAGCAGAAGTCATGCTGAGCTTTGGATTTATTAACGAATTATTAGAAGCATTACCGGACGAAGCCATCGGCAATTATTTACGTCCGATTCTGGCGCACCGTTTTGGTCGTGAGCAATCACTGACTCGCCATATTGCTTAA
- a CDS encoding aminotransferase class V-fold PLP-dependent enzyme — protein sequence MTDLINQIRNDFPALHQEVNGKPLVYLDNGATTHKPNAVIDAISDYYRTDNSNVHRGAHTLSDRATQRFEDARKTVQAFLNAAKAEEIVWTRGTTESINIVANTWARQNVKAGDQILVTAMEHHSNIVPWQMLCEQTGAELIPIPVSAAGELDMAAFAELLNERVKLVSVVHVSNALGTINPVAEIIEKAHAVGAKVLLDGAQAVAHWDIDVQALDADFYAFSGHKLFGPTGIGVLYGKEALLNAMPPYQGGGEMIEHVSFGKTTYNSLPYKFEAGTPNIAGAIGLAAAIEYLNGLDRVALAAHEDTLLARSVELAEQLGGIQAVGTAANKASVFSFLLEGAHPADVGTLLDQQGIAVRTGHHCAMPIMDQFCIPGTVRASYTFYNTLEDVETLFRGLEKAKMFLL from the coding sequence ATGACCGACCTGATTAACCAGATTCGCAACGACTTTCCGGCACTTCATCAGGAAGTAAACGGTAAGCCGCTGGTGTATCTCGACAATGGTGCCACCACGCATAAACCCAATGCCGTGATTGACGCCATCAGCGATTATTACCGCACCGATAACTCCAACGTTCACCGTGGTGCACACACCTTAAGTGACCGTGCGACCCAGCGTTTTGAAGATGCGCGCAAAACCGTACAGGCATTTTTAAATGCCGCTAAAGCGGAAGAAATTGTCTGGACCCGTGGTACCACCGAATCCATCAATATCGTTGCTAATACCTGGGCGCGCCAGAACGTCAAAGCCGGTGACCAGATCCTGGTAACCGCAATGGAGCACCACTCCAATATCGTGCCTTGGCAAATGTTGTGCGAACAAACCGGTGCTGAGCTGATTCCGATTCCGGTCTCTGCTGCTGGTGAGCTGGATATGGCCGCTTTCGCTGAATTACTGAACGAACGGGTAAAACTGGTGTCTGTTGTTCATGTCTCTAACGCCTTGGGTACCATTAACCCGGTGGCTGAGATTATTGAAAAGGCCCATGCTGTTGGCGCCAAAGTCTTGTTGGACGGCGCTCAGGCGGTGGCTCACTGGGATATTGATGTACAGGCGCTGGACGCTGATTTTTACGCCTTCTCCGGTCATAAGCTGTTTGGCCCAACCGGCATTGGTGTGTTGTACGGCAAAGAAGCGTTGTTGAATGCCATGCCTCCGTATCAGGGTGGCGGCGAAATGATCGAACACGTCAGTTTCGGCAAAACCACCTACAACAGCCTGCCGTATAAGTTTGAAGCTGGTACACCAAATATTGCTGGAGCTATTGGTTTGGCAGCGGCGATTGAGTACCTCAACGGCTTGGATCGTGTGGCACTGGCTGCTCATGAAGATACCTTGTTAGCTCGTTCGGTAGAGCTGGCCGAGCAACTGGGCGGCATTCAAGCGGTTGGAACGGCGGCAAACAAAGCCAGCGTGTTCAGCTTTCTACTGGAAGGTGCACACCCGGCGGATGTTGGCACCCTGCTCGACCAGCAAGGTATTGCGGTACGGACTGGCCACCACTGTGCGATGCCAATTATGGATCAGTTCTGTATTCCAGGCACTGTACGTGCTTCCTACACTTTCTATAACACCCTGGAAGACGTAGAAACACTGTTCCGCGGCTTGGAAAAAGCCAAAATGTTCTTATTGTAA
- a CDS encoding iron-sulfur cluster assembly accessory protein produces MTIETFDPASVTTETPQVSMTDAAIKHVRKQLEKNTEMAGIRLGVKKSGCSGFKYDIEFVEAAQDGDIAIQAANDVTLYVAGDAANFVKGTEIDFSKEGLNSTIKFNNPNAKDLCGCGESFSV; encoded by the coding sequence ATGACGATTGAAACCTTCGATCCAGCCAGTGTTACCACAGAGACGCCGCAAGTCAGCATGACTGATGCGGCCATCAAACATGTGCGTAAACAACTGGAGAAAAACACCGAGATGGCAGGTATTCGCCTTGGTGTGAAGAAGAGCGGTTGTTCGGGCTTTAAGTACGACATTGAATTTGTGGAAGCGGCTCAGGATGGCGATATTGCCATTCAGGCCGCCAATGACGTGACGTTATATGTCGCAGGTGATGCCGCTAACTTTGTGAAAGGTACTGAGATCGACTTCAGCAAAGAAGGCCTGAACTCCACCATCAAGTTCAACAACCCCAATGCCAAAGACTTGTGCGGCTGCGGTGAGTCGTTCTCGGTTTAA